In Piliocolobus tephrosceles isolate RC106 chromosome 6, ASM277652v3, whole genome shotgun sequence, the following are encoded in one genomic region:
- the GPX2 gene encoding glutathione peroxidase 2, with amino-acid sequence MAFIAKSFYDLSAISLDGEKVDFNTFRGRAVLIENVASLUGTTTRDFTQLNELQCRFPRRLVVLGFPCNQFGHQENCQNEEILNSLKYVRPGGGYQPTFTLVQKCEVNGQNEHPVFAYLKDKLPYPHDDPFSLMTDPKLIIWSPVRRSDVAWNFEKFLIGPEGEPFRRYSRTFPTINIEPDIKRLLKVAI; translated from the exons ATGGCTTTCATTGCCAAGTCCTTCTATGACCTCAGTGCCATCAGCCTGGATGGGGAGAAGGTAGATTTCAATACGTTCCGGGGCAGGGCTGTGCTGATTGAGAATGTGGCTTCGCTCTGAGGCACAACCACTCGGGACTTCACCCAGCTCAACGAGCTGCAATGCCGCTTTCCCAGGCGCCTGGTGGTCCTTGGCTTCCCTTGCAACCAATTTGGACATCAG GAGAACTGTCAGAATGAGGAGATCCTGAACAGTCTCAAGTATGTCCGTCCTGGGGGTGGATACCAGCCCACCTTCACCCTTGTCCAAAAATGTGAGGTGAATGGGCAGAATGAGCATCCTGTCTTCGCCTACCTGAAGGACAAGCTTCCCTACCCTCATGATGACCCATTTTCCCTCATGACCGATCCCAAGCTCATCATTTGGAGCCCCGTGCGCCGTTCAGATGTGGCCTGGAACTTTGAGAAGTTCCTCATAGGGCCGGAGGGAGAGCCCTTCCGACGCTACAGCCGCACCTTCCCAACCATCAACATTGAGCCTGACATCAAGCGCCTCCTTAAAGTTGCCATATAG